Proteins encoded in a region of the Mercenaria mercenaria strain notata chromosome 1, MADL_Memer_1, whole genome shotgun sequence genome:
- the LOC128558529 gene encoding trichohyalin-like, with protein MLCLRILCLLCITALAFGFKKQSSTSGFKEERDSSVFKEQRDSSGFKEQRDSSGFMEPKNSPRFKEQRNTIGFKEQRDSSGFKEQRDSLNFKEQRDSPSFKEQRDLSRFKEQRASFGFKEQRDSSGFKEQRDSPGFKEQKDSPGFKEQRDSPGFKKQRDSPGFKKQRDSPDFKEEIDSFGFKEQRDSSGFKEQRDSPRFKEERDSFGFKEQRDSSGFKEQRDSPRFKEERDSFGFKEQRDSPRFKERRDSSGFKEQRDSPRFKEERGSSNFKERRDSPHFKEERNLFGFKEERDSSGFMEQRGSSSFKELKRSPRFKEQRDSIGFKEQRDSSGFEEQRDSPRFKEERDSFSFKEQRDSPRFKEERDSFGFKEQRDSPRFKEERDSSGFKEQRDSPRFKEERGSSGFKEQRDSPRFKEERDSFGFKEQRDSPRFKEERDSSGFKEQRDSPRFKEERGSSNFKEQRDSPRFKEERNSFGFKKERNSSGFKEQRGSSSFKELKRSPRFKEQRDSIGFKEQRDSSGSKELRESPHFKEERDSSGFKEQRGFLYPLEFKEQRDSSRFKEQRDSPYFQEQRDSSGFKEERDLSGFKEERDSFGFKKQRDSSGFKEQRDSPRFKEERDSSNFKEQRDSPRFKEERDSSRFKEERDSLRFKEERNSYDFKEQRDIFGLKEQRDASNFKEQRDSSGFKEQRDSIPTNKLQEHSDVDEITDLISTLTLNVPNGGKAGEWGAAQFCEEGAYAVGYDLKIEPDQGDGDDTALNGIKLICEYPDGGYGGTPTSAVGPWGDWEGYSTCGSNRVLTAFSLQAEKQGSSNYDDTSANFVEFKCRDLGGRIREDQFVLSSGRRAWEEHGKWSDSCPRGQAICGLKTKVKAGCGSLCDDTALNDVTFYCCNW; from the exons ATGCTTTGTCTTCGAATTTTATGTTTGCTTTGCATTACTGCATTAGCATTTGGTTTTAAGAAACAGAGTAGTACTTCTGGTTTTAAGGAAGAAAGGGATTCGTCTGTTTTTAAGGAACAGAGAGATTCGTCTGGATTTAAGGAACAAAGAGATTCGTCTGGGTTTATGGAACCAAAGAATTCTCCTCGTTTTAAAGAACAGAGGAATACAATTGGCTTCAAGGAACAAAGAGATTCGTCTGGTTTTAAAGAACAAAGAGATTCTCTCAATTTTAAGGAACAAAGAGATTCTCCCAGTTTCAAGGAACAAAGAGATTTGTCTCGTTTCAAAGAACAAAGAGCTTCGTTTGGTTTTAAGGAACAAAGGGATTCGTCTGGTTTTAAGGAACAAAGGGATTCGCCTGGTTTTAAGGAACAAAAGGATTCGCCTGGTTTTAAGGAACAAAGGGATTCGCCTGGTTTTAAGAAACAACGGGATTCGCCTGGTTTTAAGAAACAAAGGGATTCGCCTGATTTTAAGGAAGAAATAGATTCGTTTGGTTTTAAGGAACAAAGGGATTCGTCCGGTTTTAAGGAACAAAGGGATTCTCCTCGTTTTAAGGAAGAAAGAGATTCGTTTGGTTTTAAGGAACAAAGGGATTCGTCCGGTTTTAAGGAACAAAGGGATTCTCCCCGTTTTAAGGAAGAAAGAGATTCGTTTGGTTTTAAGGAACAAAGGGATTCTCCTCGTTTTAAGGAAAGAAGAGATTCGTCTGGTTTTAAGGAACAGAGGGATTCTCCCCGTTTTAAAGAAGAAAGGGGTTCGTCTAATTTTAAGGAACGAAGGGATTCTCCTCATTTTAAGGAAGAAAGAAATTTGTTTGGTTTTAAGGAAGAAAGGGATTCGTCTGGTTTTATGGAACAAAGAGGTTCATCTAGTTTTAAGGAACTGAAGCGTTCTCCTCGTTTTAAGGAACAGAGAGATTCAATTGGTTTCAAGGAACAGAGGGATTCATCTGGTTTTGAGGAACAAAGGGATTCTCCTCGTTTTAAGGAAGAAAGAGATTCGTTTAGTTTTAAGGAACAAAGGGATTCTCCTCGTTTTAAGGAAGAAAGAGATTCGTTTGGTTTTAAGGAACAAAGGGATTCTCCTCGTTTTAAGGAAGAAAGAGATTCGTCTGGTTTTAAGGAACAGAGGGATTCTCCCCGTTTTAAAGAAGAAAGGGGTTCGTCTGGTTTTAAGGAACAGAGGGATTCTCCCCGTTTTAAAGAAGAAAGAGATTCGTTTGGTTTTAAGGAACAAAGGGATTCTCCTCGTTTTAAGGAAGAAAGAGATTCGTCTGGTTTTAAGGAACAGAGGGATTCTCCCCGTTTTAAAGAAGAAAGGGGTTCGTCTAATTTTAAGGAACAAAGGGATTCTCCTCGTTTTAAGGAAGAAAGAAATTCGTTTGGTTTTAAGAAAGAAAGGAATTCGTCTGGTTTTAAGGAACAAAGAGGTTCATCTAGTTTTAAGGAACTAAAGCGTTCTCCTCGTTTTAAGGAACAGAGAGATTCAATTGGTTTCAAGGAACAGAGGGATTCGTCTGGTTCTAAGGAACTGAGAGAGTCTCCCCATTTTAAAGAAGAAAGAGATTCGTCTGGTTTTAAGGAACAAAGAGGCTTTTTATATCCATTAGAATTTAAGGAACAAAGAGATTCTTCTCGTTTTAAGGAACAAAGGGATTCTCCTTATTTTCAAGAACAAAGAGATTCGTCTGGTTTTAAGGAAGAAAGGGATTTGTCCGGTTTTAAGGAAGAAAGAGATTCATTTGGTTTTAAGAAACAAAGGGATTCATCTGGTTTTAAGGAACAAAGGGATTCTCCCCGTTTTAAAGAAGAAAGGGATTCGTCTAATTTTAAGGAACAAAGGGATTCCCCCCGTTTTAAGGAAGAAAGAGATTCGTCTCGCTTTAAGGAAGAAAGGGATTCGCTTCGTTTTAAGGAAGAAAGGAATTCGTATGATTTCAAGGAACAAAGAGATATTTTTGGTTTAAAGGAACAAAGGGATGCGTCGAATTTTAAAGAACAAAGGGATTCGTCTGGTTTTAAGGAACAAAGGGATTCAATTCCTACCAACAAACTTCAAGAACATAGTGACG TTGATGAGATCACAGACCTTATCTCTACCCTTACGCTCAATGTACCTAATGGAGGAAAGGCGGGTGAATGGGGCGCAGCACAATTTTGCGAAGAAGGGGCATATGCAGTTGGATATGACTTGAAG ATTGAACCTGACCAAGGAGATGGTGACGATACTGCCTTGAATGGTATAAAACTCATTTGCGAGTATCCAGACGGAGGATACGGAGGGACTCCAACTTCAGCCGTAGGACCATGGGGTGATTGGGAAGGCTATAGTACCTGTGGATCAAACCGCGTTCTTACCGCATTCTCACTTCAAGCTGAAAAACAG GGAAGTTCAAATTATGATGACACTTCGGCAAACTTTGTAGAATTCAAGTGTCGCGATTTAGGTGGCCGTATCAGAGAAGACCAGTTTGTACTATCATCTGGGCGTCGTGCTTGGGAAGAGCATGGCAAGTGGAGTGATAGTTGCCCTCGCGGTCAAGCTATTTGCGGTCTGAAGACAAAGGTTAAAGCTGGCTGTGGGTCACTCTGTGACGACACCGCATTAAATGATGTCACGTTTTATTGCTGCAACTGGTAA